Proteins from a single region of Plasmodium gaboni strain SY75 chromosome 2, whole genome shotgun sequence:
- a CDS encoding putative small nuclear ribonucleoprotein Sm D2 — protein MKSEVTIEENRDNPEDGPLGLLSECVKDNAQVLINCRNNRKILGRVKAFDRHCNLLLTEVREIWVEVVKDKKKKKKINKDRYISILFLRGDSVILILRNPK, from the exons atgaaaagtGAAGTTACTATAGAAGAAAATCGAGATAATCCTGAGGATGGACCCTTAGGGTTATTATCAGAATGTGTTAAAGATAATGCTCAGGTTCTTATTAATTGTCGtaataatagaaaaatattaggAAGG GTTAAAGCTTTCGATAGACATtgtaatttattattaaccGAAGTACGTGAAATATGGGTTGAAGTTgtaaaagataaaaaaaaaaaaaaaaaaattaataagGATAGATATATCagtatattatttttaagaGGAGATTCAgttattttaattttaagAAATCCTAAATAA
- a CDS encoding putative DEAD/DEAH box ATP-dependent RNA helicase: MKYKNYNTANILENFDKKLNKNYRVFNNEEIKKMDEEYEHKVKKKEQLKLKKKINKNKNKKLKQNKDNTNNTNNTNNTNDSDYSINNNDENNINLSHDNISEHHNDNVKKSEVNHLVVSEKKKNITFEDLNICEEILESIKELGWQKPTEIQREILPHAFLKKDIIGLSETGSGKTACFIIPILQDLKDNKQSFYALVISPTRELCIQISQNFQALGMNILINICTIYGGVDIVTQSLNLAKKPNVIVSTPGRILDHLNNTKGFNLKNLKYLVFDEADKLLSQDFESSINKLLLILPTNRITFLFSATMTKNVSKLKKACLKNPVKIEVSNKYSTVSTLIETYIFLPLKYKYTYLCSLCFHFQTRNIIIFTNTCATAQKLNFFCRNLGLKSICLHGKLTQNQRLSSLNSFKVNKYNILISTQVGARGLDLQDIKIVINFDICSCKEYIHRVGRTARAGRTGKSITFVTQYDVENFLAIEKQLNKKINKFNDLDENDVLLYHEQTIEALRLSEIEMKENQELYKKNKFKKKK; encoded by the coding sequence ATGaaatacaaaaattataacaCGGCCAACATACTCGAAAACtttgataaaaaattaaataagaattatagagtttttaataatgaggaaattaaaaaaatggatGAAGAGTATGAACATAAGGTTAAGAAGAAGGAACAgttaaaattaaaaaaaaaaataaataaaaataaaaataaaaaattaaaacaaaataaagataatacaaataatacaaataatacaaataatacaaatgatAGTGATTATAGTatcaataataatgatgaaaataatattaatcTTAGTCATGATAATATAAGTGAACACCATAATGATAACGTAAAAAAAAGTGAAGTTAACCATCTTGTTGTAAgtgagaaaaaaaaaaatattacatttGAAGATCTAAATATATGCGAAGAAATATTAGAAAGTATAAAAGAATTAGGATGGCAAAAGCCAACAGAAATACAAAGAGAAATATTACCTCATGCATTTCttaaaaaagatattataGGATTAAGTGAAACAGGAAGTGGAAAAACTGcatgttttattataccCATATTACAAgatttaaaagataataaacAAAGTTTTTATGCATTAGTTATATCTCCAACAAGAGAATTATGTATACAGATTTCTCAAAATTTTCAAGCACTAGgtatgaatatattaataaatatttgcACTATATATGGTGGTGTAGATATTGTTACACAGTCATTAAATCTAGCTAAAAAACCTAATGTTATTGTTAGTACTCCTGGTAGAATATTAgatcatttaaataatacTAAAGGTTTTAACTTAAagaatttaaaatatttagTTTTTGATGAAGCtgataaattattatcacaaGATTTTGAATCGtctataaataaattattactTATATTACCAACCAATCgtattacatttttattttctgCAACTATGACAAAAAATGTCTctaaattaaaaaaagcATGTCTTAAAAATCCAGTGAAAATAGAAGtttcaaataaatatagtACTGTCTCCACATTAATAGAAACATATATCTTTCTTCCActtaaatataaatatacatatcTTTGTAGTTTATGTTTTCATTTCCAAAcaagaaatattattatattcacAAATACATGTGCAACTGCtcaaaaattaaatttcTTTTGTAGAAATCTAGGACTCAAATCCATATGTCTACATGGAAAATTAACACAAAATCAAAGATTAAGTAGCCTTAATTCATTTAAAgttaataaatataatattttaatatcaACACAAGTAGGAGCTAGAGGTCTAGATCTACAAGATATTAAAATTGTTATCAATTTTGATATCTGCTCGTGTAAAGAATATATTCATAGAGTTGGAAGAACAGCAAGAGCTGGAAGAACAGGCAAATCTATAACGTTTGTTACACAATATGATGTTGAAAATTTCTTAGCAATAGAAAAACAG